One window of the Pyrus communis chromosome 17, drPyrComm1.1, whole genome shotgun sequence genome contains the following:
- the LOC137722040 gene encoding putative cyclin-D7-1 — translation MVCMESLLCDEVCPSSPAVTTEPIPGINFGSKSYCRSISMYTTKEEYEQALTICMEKEKSYMPEPNYLDNLCSNNLVIARLKSIQWFIKSSSRLNLSPGTVFYAANYLDRFMSTNHCNGWKYWMVELVSIACLSIASKFSDTYNPSLLEIQMEDLEHSFEPSTIQRVEMMVLNALGWRLASTTAYSYLELFSWFLDSLKPQLHEEIIALLNNLLLRAISDSKFLDYRPSVVAISALRCSLDKIQLSAAISDNAYLTCLTSVLDNDQKGELVKCHKMMEEQYSSVDCLHRLRDHEDFHYCPSSPTTQF, via the exons atggtttgcATGGAAAGTTTGCTTTGCGATGAGGTATGCCCTTCAAGCCCTGCAGTGACTACTGAACCTATCCCTGGCATTAACTTTGGTTCAAAAAGTTACTGTAGATCAATATCAATGTATACAACTAAGGAAGAGTATGAGCAGGCTCTGACCATATGCATGGAGAAGGAGAAGAGCTATATGCCTGAACCTAATTACCTCGATAACCTGTGTTCGAATAATTTGGTCATTGCTAGGTTAAAAAGCATTCAATGGTTCATCAAG TCTTCAAGTCGGTTGAACCTCTCCCCTGGAACTGTTTTTTATGCTGCAAATTACCTTGATCGGTTCATGTCCACGAACCATTGCAAT GGATGGAAATATTGGATGGTGGAATTGGTGTCTATTGCCTGCTTATCTATTGCCTCCAAGTTCAGTGATACCTACAATCCTTCCCTGCTTGAAATTCAG ATGGAAGATCTGGAACATTCATTTGAGCCAAGCACAATCCAACGAGTGGAAATGATGGTGCTAAATGCATTAGGATGGCGCCTTGCTTCTACAACGGCTTACTCGTACCTAGAACTGTTCTCATGGTTTCTGGACTCATTGAAGCCCCAACTTCATGAAGAGATCATTGCCCTACTCAACAATTTGCTTCTTCGAGCTATTTCGG ATTCCAAGTTTCTGGATTATAGGCCAAGTGTGGTTGCAATATCTGCTCTAAGGTGCAGTCTGGATAAGATACAACTTTCAGCAGCCATATCGGACAATGCCTACCTCACGTGTCTTACAAGTGTATTGGATAATGATCAAAAG GGTGAGTTGGTGAAGTGCCATAAGATGATGGAGGAGCAATATTCATCAGTTGATTGTCTACACAGATTAAGAGATCACGAGGATTTCCATTACTGCCCTTCAAGTCCAACAACACAGTTCTGA